The following coding sequences lie in one Kribbella sp. NBC_00709 genomic window:
- a CDS encoding IMP dehydrogenase, with protein MAQIIAEVSRTFNEFLLLPNLTRTDCSPATVDLRTSLVRHRVGEPSAIELHSPFTSAIMQAVSTPELAIALARNGGLSFLHHNQPIQDQVAAVRRVKNFKAGFVTSDTNVRPEDTLSLLVDVMRRTGHSTAAVTHDGTATGRLLGLVTSRDFHPQRHDLDGPVSGRMIPIADLPQAGPDTTLSEANARLWDERLDCLPVVDDEGHLQHLVFRSDYADNKRFPNQVVDAAKRLRVGAGINTHDYQERVPALLDAGADAFCFDSSDGYSDWQAQALTWVKKHYPEVPVGGGNVVDGEAFTYLAEAGADFVKVGVGGGSICITRDQKGIGRGQASAVLDVAEARDAFRERTGDYVPICSDGGLVHDYHVALALAMGSDFVMMGRYFARFDQAAGAKLPTRDGFVKEYWGEGSNRARNWQRYGQGGQGLIFEEGVDGYVPYAGDLDEGLAVTIAKLKTTMVSCGSTTLPEFRSTARLTLVSEQSFQESHANITLRDS; from the coding sequence ATGGCACAGATCATCGCCGAGGTCTCGCGGACGTTCAACGAGTTTCTGCTCCTGCCGAACCTGACCCGGACCGACTGCTCGCCGGCGACGGTCGACCTGCGCACCTCCCTGGTGCGGCACCGGGTGGGGGAACCTTCGGCGATCGAGCTGCACTCCCCGTTCACCTCCGCGATCATGCAGGCGGTCAGCACACCAGAACTCGCCATCGCACTCGCGCGCAACGGCGGCCTGAGCTTTCTGCACCACAACCAGCCGATCCAGGACCAGGTCGCCGCTGTCCGCCGAGTGAAGAACTTCAAGGCCGGCTTCGTCACCAGCGACACCAACGTCCGCCCCGAGGACACCCTGAGCCTGCTGGTCGACGTCATGCGTCGCACCGGCCACAGCACCGCCGCGGTCACCCACGACGGGACCGCCACCGGCCGCCTGCTCGGCCTGGTGACCTCCCGGGACTTCCACCCGCAGCGACACGACCTCGACGGACCGGTCAGCGGCCGGATGATCCCCATCGCAGACCTGCCCCAGGCCGGGCCCGACACCACGCTCTCCGAGGCCAACGCCCGGCTGTGGGACGAACGGCTCGACTGTCTCCCGGTCGTGGACGACGAGGGCCACCTGCAACATCTGGTCTTCCGATCCGACTACGCCGACAACAAGCGCTTCCCGAACCAGGTCGTGGACGCTGCCAAGCGTCTGCGCGTCGGCGCGGGCATCAACACCCACGACTACCAAGAGCGCGTCCCCGCCTTGCTGGACGCGGGCGCGGACGCCTTCTGCTTCGACTCCTCCGACGGCTACAGCGACTGGCAGGCACAGGCCCTGACCTGGGTGAAGAAGCACTATCCCGAGGTCCCGGTCGGCGGCGGCAACGTGGTCGACGGCGAGGCGTTCACCTACCTCGCGGAGGCCGGTGCCGACTTCGTCAAGGTCGGCGTGGGCGGCGGTTCCATCTGCATCACCCGTGATCAGAAAGGCATCGGTCGTGGCCAGGCCAGCGCAGTACTGGATGTTGCCGAGGCCCGGGACGCCTTCCGCGAACGCACCGGCGACTACGTGCCGATCTGCTCCGACGGCGGGCTGGTGCACGACTACCACGTCGCCCTGGCGCTGGCGATGGGGTCCGACTTCGTGATGATGGGACGCTACTTCGCGCGCTTCGACCAGGCCGCCGGCGCGAAACTCCCCACTCGGGACGGCTTCGTGAAGGAGTACTGGGGCGAAGGCTCGAACCGCGCCCGCAACTGGCAGCGCTACGGCCAGGGCGGCCAGGGGCTGATCTTCGAGGAAGGCGTCGACGGCTACGTGCCCTACGCCGGCGACCTCGACGAAGGCCTCGCTGTGACCATCGCCAAGCTCAAGACCACGATGGTCTCCTGCGGCTCCACCACACTGCCGGAGTTCCGTTCCACCGCCCGGCTCACCCTGGTCTCCGAGCAGAGCTTCCAGGAGAGCCACGCGAACATCACCCTGCGGGACTCCTAG